From one Eucalyptus grandis isolate ANBG69807.140 chromosome 9, ASM1654582v1, whole genome shotgun sequence genomic stretch:
- the LOC104417991 gene encoding peroxidase 47 — protein sequence MARVKNRAAADVMWGVMLLMQMMGLIRSFNFGIGGVDGLRMDYYFMSCPFAEQIVWNSVTSALQSDPTLAAGLLRMHFHDCFIQGCDGSVLLDSTKDNTAEKDSPANLSLRGYEVIDDAKEQIEEQCPGVVSCADILAMAARDAVFWAGGPRYEIPKGRKDGARSRIEDTINLPSPTFNASELIRMFGQHGFSAQEMVALSGGHTLGVARCSSFKQRLSNSDPTLDSSFAKTLSKTCSAGDNAEQPFDATRNTFDGAYYYGLVNKVGVLTSDQTLFASARTKGIVNGYAMNQAMFFFDFQQAMLKMSLLDVKEGSAGQVRLNCRKIN from the exons ATGGCGAGGGTGAAGAATAGAGCTGCGGCGGACGTGATGTGGGGGGTGATGTTGTTGATGCAGATGATGGGGTTGATCAGGTCGTTCAATTTCGGGATAGGAGGAGTCGACGGGCTGAGAATGGACTACTACTTCATGTCCTGCCCCTTCGCCGAGCAGATTGTCTGGAACTCCGTCACCTCCGCCCTCCAGTCCGACCCTACGCTTGCTGCCGGCCTCCTTCGCATGCATTTCCACGACTGCTTCATTCAG GGATGCGATGGGTCGGTGTTGCTAGATTCGACCAAGGACAACACCGCAGAGAAAGACTCGCCCGCGAACTTAAGCTTGAGAGGGTACGAAGTGATCGACGATGCGAAGGAGCAGATCGAAGAGCAATGCCCGGGCGTCGTCTCCTGCGCCGATATCTTGGCCATGGCCGCCAGAGATGCTGTGTTCTGG GCGGGAGGTCCAAGATACGAAATACCGAAAGGGAGGAAGGACGGAGCGAGATCGAGGATAGAGGACACCATCAACCTCCCGTCTCCCACCTTCAACGCCTCCGAACTCATTCGCATGTTCGGCCAGCACGGCTTCTCCGCCCAAGAGATGGTCGCTCTGTCCG GTGGACACACGTTGGGAGTGGCAAGGTGCTCGTCGTTCAAGCAAAGGCTGAGCAACTCCGACCCGACCCTCGACTCCAGCTTCGCCAAGACGCTGTCCAAGACGTGCAGCGCCGGGGACAACGCAGAGCAGCCCTTCGACGCCACGCGGAACACCTTCGACGGCGCCTACTACTACGGCCTTGTCAACAAGGTGGGCGTGCTGACGTCGGACCAGACCCTGTTCGCCAGCGCCCGGACCAAAGGGATTGTGAACGGGTACGCCATGAACCAGGCCATGTTCTTCTTCGACTTCCAGCAGGCCATGCTCAAGATGAGCCTGCTCGACGTCAAGGAAGGCTCCGCCGGCCAGGTCCGTCTCAATTGTCGCAAGATCAACTGA